The Elaeis guineensis isolate ETL-2024a chromosome 3, EG11, whole genome shotgun sequence region ACAAGTTACTAGGAAAAAAAAACCCAGAAGAGCACAAGATCAATTTGGGTCCTATATCCTCTGATGAAAAGCACTAGCGGGAAAAAAGGGTTGCCCAAGATTTTTTTTCTGatgtattcaaaattataattgcaTTCTAAATTAAATGTATTATGAGAGTTTCACATAGATCAAGTCTAGAAAAATAGTGAATATATCTAAACTAAAAATTTAACTAAATGCATGCAAATAGGGTTTTTTTGAACtattgaatcaaacatgcaatagctATCAAAATTACAAGATTTCTCTTCTCacccaaaaaaggaaaaaacaacAGGATTTCTCGTATCATATTTTGGATTTCAACAGAAGAAAAAGAGGATAGTTTGTTGGCCAATTAACCCATTGCTAATTTCATATAGCATCGAGAGTCATATCATAAATATGCCCTTAAATTTCTATACCCTATCCCACAGAGCGAATCAGTACAAGAAATCCAACAATTTATATATAAGATACTTAAGGTTAGGTCCTTAAACATTAAAAACTTCTAAAAATAGAAATCACAAGCAATGAATTGGATCCTAAATGCCTTAAATTCCGACCTCATTTCTCTTTAAAGCGGAGATGTCAATCAAAAACGTCATGTTCCATATTAAAAATCTGCTCCAAGGATGGCGCTTTTAAGGAAGCGAAACAGATTTTGGATTCCTTGTAAGATTAAGAGAAAAAGGGAGATGAATTGAAGTTGGAGCAAGCGAGATGGATCGTAGAATGCCGGCCATGATTATTCTCAAGCGTGATACTGGCAGCATAGGGTTGAGGCTAGGGCTTTTGTTGACCAATTTTATCTTTAGTCTACTCTTCTTTGAGTTCTACATTAGGCAAATTCTCCATCTTTCGCGTATTGGGGGCTAGAGGGTTGATGTTAGGGCTTTTCTTGACCAATCTTATCTCTAATCTGCTCTTCTTCAAGTTCCATATTAgggaagtcctccatctttcgtttATTAGTGGGCTAAATTGCGGCCGGTGGCAGCAACGGCGAAGGGCAATGAGGCAGTGGCACCTCTGAAGGAAGGTTGATATTGACAGAGGCAGTAAGCGTATTGGTGGAGGTATGAACAAAGCAACTCGAAACCAAAAATGTCGGAAAAAGTcagatacaattttttttttttaatgaaaagatttgaatttgtttcATTTTAAATCAATACCCACAGTGTGAGCTGTTCCAAATATAACAATGGAGGTAATGGGACTTGAAAAATCTTAATGATATGTTATCTTTTTATATTCATCGTGGCATAATATAAAGGTTACCGTCtataaataatatgatatttattatatttcatcAGTGAACAATAATTTGGATGGTGTCACTGCAGGGGGCGAAGGTTCGATGCCCTTCGTTGAAGGTGTAAACCTTTTCTCAGGACTTTAATTTTTCAGTATCCTGAatgggatgaaaaaaaaaaaaaaaaaatttgtccaCCTCTTTGCCTGATCCCCTCGACCCCAAGCCCTAGAGCAAGCGACCGATGCGCAAGCCCGCCATCGATTTTGCTCGATGAGCATTAGATCGGAGTTGAGTTGGTAGAGCAGGAAGAAACGGCACCGCCGCCGCCATCGACGGTGAGGGTGTCGACCTCAACGTCACTAATGTGACGGGGCTTATACTGGCGGGTGAGGTGGGGCTGTtggtgatggtggtggtggtCGTCGTCATGATGTCCTCCATCCCGACAACTAAATATGGAGGTCAGATCCCGACGAGCACTCCAGTGAGGGGAGATCGGGGAGGAGCATCACAGCGGTGCTATAGGGAGAAGATCATGGTAGGACGACGGCTAACGTATAGGAAGGAAGAGAAGCCGTGGCCGGAACTCTAATCCGAGGCTTGGAATGGAGAGGGGGCCCATGAGATTAAAAAGAGAGAAGGGTCGTCGGAGAAGAAGCAACGGAGAGGGGAGGGGGCGGCAGTggagggggtgggggtgggggaggCGCAGGAGGTGCCTGAGACCGAAGAGGGGAGGCGAGAGAGGTTGGTGGTGCCAGAGTCAAAGGATGGGGTTTGGTAGCACCGAAGCTGGAAGAGGggaggagagagggttttgtggtCGCTTGGAGCTGGATGTGGCACGGACGGCGGTGGGGAGGGGTCGTGGAGAAGGCGGCGCAATTGCGGAAGAAGGAGGGTCTGCGGCAGAGAAGAAGAAGTGCAGAGGGGGTTGCGGGGCGTGTCTTCCttcacctctcttctttttttttcttttcattttttttctttcactttcttttctatttttcataaaattatttatattttatattttattttataaaatatttcatcttttattattatatttaatttttattttatattaaattttaaaataattaatttttaaaatttaaatgaaaaataaaaataaaaatttatatgaaataaataataataataataaaaatcattcatttcaattttgatttcggATAcgaatcaaatatttcaaaaaattaaattattttaattttaattttaatttattttaattttaattatgattacgaatcaaatatttttttagatttggcCCAAGCAGGAGGGGGTTTGGATATAGAAATACTGTAGTATACGagattatgataaaaaataaaaaaatattcatcagacTCCGGTGAAGCATTCTGCCGACTTTACACACAGTGTCAGAATAAAATGGTTCTTTAGATACTCCATACAATAATCTCCCGTCATCGTGTCCACTTCTCGAGTTCATGGCGACTGCCCTTCGTTCCGTCCCGCTTCTCCTCTCCAACCCTTCTCCCCCTCCGCCTCCTTCCCTTTCACGGAGAACCACGACGCATCCCTTAAGAAAGGGTGGCAAATGGGCCGTGACAGCGAGGAAGCCATGGCCTCCCCTTTGGCCGCGGTCTTCCTCCCAGCCGACGCCCGAAGTTGCGCTCGAAGGCGACGCGGATAAGATATCGAGGGCGACGCTGTTGTGGAGAGCCGCCAAATTGCCCATCTACTCTGTGGCGTTGGTCCCTCTCACCGTAAGTGCCACCAGCCATGCTTCTTTCTCCTCCCTCTTTAATCGCCGCTTGATTTCCTACACAGAATACTTCTGTTTGTAGATATTGACTTAAAAGAAATTGATTTTAATCTGTTTAATTGGTGAATTGGGGAGTTTTAGTTCAAATAATAGGCCTCAGTGCCCGGTAGGGTAGATGATTGGCCAAAGTTTGGTACAACATCAATGTGCCTGATGTTGCTCTGTTGTACACACAAGAATTCTCACCGTGAGTACTGCTGGTATTGCTTCCTTCTTCTTGTCTCCTCAGTTCTTCAAATCTCTGTTGACTCCCAATGTTTGATGCTTTTATGGACCAGCATTCTAAGTTGTGTGAAAGGAAGTTTGATTTTTGATTCATTTTTCTAGGTGAACTGGGATTTTTACTTAAATGATTGACATTTGACAGATCTCAGCATAAAATTCCTGGTTGCCATAGATTGCGCATTGTAGATTTCTAAccgtcttttttttttccttatggaATCTGAAGAATCCCTAGGTATCCCTGGTATTGTGTAAGCTGATGAAGGAATGTGTTTAGAAGTCAGTTACATTGGTGCTTTCTGGGTTACAGTttgtcaaatcaaaaccaaacatTGAGCTCCATCAGACATCAACTTGGACAATGGAAGTTAGTGAAGTTAAAGAACTTTCTTTTTGAGTGCAGCTGGCCTTTAGAAAATTTTAATGGTCTTGTATTTTAATAGGTGATTGGGATCGTACTTAAAACATTTTATTTCAGGACAAATAACAGATCACCGAAGATTGATTACTATCCCTTCTGAAAAAGAGATATCTTAACTTGCCTTTTAGTGCCCTAATTGTTGAACTCCGGTTTCGGCATTTTTGCGTAAGATTTTGGTTGGATATGTCTGTACTGGTATTGTTTAAAGCGATGACTCAGGGCATGATTAACTTTGTCATGCTTTACAAATTTCTTGGTGAGCATCATTTTGGAGGTTGCAGTATCTATATCTTTCTGTTGCAATTCATTGCTTTTCCTAGATATTAGTTGTTTTCTTAAAgtattgaaatttaaaaaaatcgaaACTTTAGGGTTTTTAGTAAGTAATATTTTGTTTAAGTAGAAAGTTTTATAACAGAAATAGATGATTATAGAGAGAGATTAATCATGAATATGAAAAATCTAATAAAGAATAAACTTCTGCTTCCATGATTTTGGTGAGTTTTGAATTTTCACTAAACAAGGtatcttttattaaaaagaaTTATAACTTACGAATACAAAAGTTATGTTATGGCTACCCAAATGCACCCATTAGTGCCACATGTAATAAATCGCACCATATTATCATATGATGTACTGGTTGGTGAAGGATATTTTGGTATAGTTCATCAAAACATTATGGCTTAATCATGCCAAAAACTTTGAACTTTTtgagggtttttatttttatcctaaacttCAATTTAGTGTCATCAAATCATCAAActttcaaaattttgcaaatggtCCCCTGGTCGTTACTTTCGTTTGATGGCCGTGAAAGAAATGGTCGCATGCTATCTAAAGATGTGAACTAAATTGGCTGATGTGAACTAAACTGCCTTTTCCGCCTTCTTCACCCATCTTGCGGCTAGGGTTTCCACCTCCCAATTCCTTCCATCTTTCTGGTCGGAGGATCGGAGATCAATGATGACCGCACTGTTTTATGTTGTTTTTTTCCTTAGGCGATGAGCGGTAGTGAACTGTAGGTTTCCTTTCCACTTCAGCAACGAAGGTAATGTCATCGGCTTGCATTAGGTGTTCTTATTATCCTTTAATTGTGTATCCATTAGGTTTTTTCCATTATATATTGATCCCACATCCCTTGGTTCCCTTCTTGATCTCCCCTCTATTGCACACTATCCCTGTACATGGTGGCGGATTCAGGAATTTTGCTTTGTGGGGTCAATATAATAAAAGGAGTAGAGGAGCTacggaggagaaagaagaaaaaaaataatcataataaaatattattttttaaaaaataataaaatatataaaaaaataatgtgtaatattttaaatatttttatattaaaatattataaagaagcaTCATagcaaaattttagatattattaaatatgaaaattataatggctaaccaaaaattattctaatcttatatatttaatatgagtgaaaaaaagaagaagatagaaaaaattagaagaatgttaaaaaaaaatgctAAAAGAGACATTTAATTAAAGTTGAGAAGAGAGACAAGAAGAACATACGGTTATCTATTGCATTTGGATTGATTaggatataaaatataaattgacGTGAAGTTTAAATGTAAGGGGTGGATGCATGGAATGCTATATCGTGCCGAATTGGCCGGTACACCCTGTATCGAGCCAGACCGGTGGAGAACTGACATGGTTCGATCGGTTCAAACGGTATACCGATGGAGGAGGGAGAGaaagagtgagaaagagagagagaggaggagagagagggaggcgGGAGCCGCTGGAGGCTGGCGGTGGCCCGTTGCAGCCATCAGAGGGCCACGAAAGCATCCGCGGCTCGTCAGTTCGCCCGACAGGATTTTGAaacgagcgagaaagagagagagaaaggggagaTCACCAGAGATGGGAGCGGACGGCGTCGCGGTCGCGGATGCGGGCTTCACCGAGGCTAGGGGAGGGGGGTGGCGGAAGCGGCGCAGGCAGCATCACGATCGTGGAACAAGGGCTGTCGCCTTTGTTCACGCGACTCCTTTTTTTAAAAACGAAGATCAATAGTGAAGTCAGCAATCCATTTGCCGAGATTGCCGGCTTCATTGTTTAAAAGatgtttttaaaaaattaaaatcaatgaagCGGACAAATCATTTGTCGGCTTcacttaagttttgattttttttaaaaaaatcatgaaacaaGGGCGTCGCTCCAGTTTCACACATGCGACGTCGTACGCATATACTGCACCGTCCGACAGCCACGACGGCCAGCTGAAGACCTTCCGACGGCCCCAccccctccttcccctccctccttttctttcttcctccctctctctctctctctctctttctctctttttcttttctcggttCGGATTCGGTGCCTTCGTCGGTTCGCtgtcggttcggtacggtacgGAACCATACGGAACTGTACCATCGATCGACCGAAACGATCGTCAGTACCGAGACAGCGAACTTTGGGTGGATGGATGGGGACTATGGGATTGGGGTGGGgcattaaaagataaatagagaAGTAATGAATacaaaaagagaaagaatgaGAGAAGAGGTGAGAGGTCAAAGTGgcatgagagagggagagagaggtgggATATGTAAGTCATTAAAGAGAGTGAGAATGTAGGTCATAATTACTCTTTTCATCTGTTGATGTGGTCCTTgtaggatataaaaaataaattgatgtgaaGTTTAAATATAAGAAGTGGACGGATGGAGTTGGGTGgggtattaaaagataaataaaaaaataattaataaataaagagaaaggaggagaaagagaggtCAAAGGGGtgtgaaagagaaagagagggagagagaggtagGACATGTGAGTTATTAAAGAGAGAATGTAGGTATTACTCTTTTGATGTGATCTTTTTTATCCTttacttcttcaaaattttacatGAAATATGGAGTCAATTCGTAAAATTAGTGGGgtcaattttgatttttttttctaatatatatacatatacatacacacacacatacatatacatatacatatacatatacatatacatatacatatacatacatacatacatatatatatatatatatacatacatatatatatacatacatacatatatatatgcttaATGTTGTGGGGTCAATTTTAGCTTTTTCCACTAGTCCATATGGCTTTTCTTATTAGTATATAGACGTAgggtcaattttttttatatggggtcaattgaccccacaTTTTCTCAAATGCATCCGCCATTGCCTACACACCTTGCAGCTGTCGTCGAATAGGAAGAGGGATGGAATTGGAAAGTGAAAACCCTAGCCAGAAGAAAGGTGAAAAGGAGGGAGGAGTTCTGGGCAGCTTCTTCCATGCTGGCTAGTTTAGTCCAAATCAGCAACCTTTAGCTGGCATGTGATAGCATGTAACCATTTACATCACATCCTTAAACGGAAGTAATAGTCAAGGTACCGATTGCGAAATTTTAAAAGTTCAACAATCTGATTGCACTAAATTGAAGTTCAGGATAAAAACTCCAAAAAGTCCGGATTTTTGGCATCATTAAGCCAAATATTATCAACTCTAATGTGCCTCCAAATATGATAGATCACAACTCTTGCATGCCAAATCAAGCATTTATTCAAAGTATCTCGTTGTTTGTAGGCTTAAATGAAAGTTTGCATTTGCATTAGTTGTGAATTTATTGACTGTTTAATTTATGTGTTTCCTTAGCCATTCATAATGCTGTTGCATCTGTATTTGCTTGCGATTTGAGAAAAAATTGCCTGTATTAACAAAACTGTATATATTGTTTAATATAGAATGGACTGTGGGTGGATGTGGTGCATATTATTAAAGTTAACACCTGTCTTTATCTTTGAAATGATACAGATTGTTGGTTTATGATCCTAGAATTATGTATCTGTTTGAGGACAGTTTTCTGCTTTTCTTTCATTGACCTTCATGTTGGATTAGATTACTTTCAACTATACAAATGTGAAAAATGaatgcatgaattttttttctggCTTTTTTCTAATTAATACACCAAAGACACTCAGACACTGGGCATCCAGGTCAAGTGTCTAGTTAAGGCTAGGATTGATGAAGGTTATGAGCCACACCAAAACATGGATGGAGAACTTGTATAAGTGATCTGATGATGCTAAAATGAAGGCAGGATGGCTCCACTGAAAGGAGGCACTTGGATCTGTTTTTGAATTGTTTTATAGGCAGCGAAGAAAACCTTTGCTGACAAAAGAAATGACTTGTTATTGGAACAATTCAAAAATTTGTCATGAAAGGAGAATGTTATACAGTTTTTAAGTTAGGATGCCAAGTGCTACATTTGAGTTCTAACTACTCACAGATGGAGGTAGTTGTTTTTGACATCCTATATCGGTTTGGAAGTCTTTCATCTGTTGGAGCCTGAAGAGTACAATTGTGCATCTACCATGGTGAGTGGTATGAGTGGAAAAAGTTTGTAACTTTGCTTCAGTTAATGAGATCATTCCCTACTCCTTACAGGTTACTATAATTGCCTTTTAAACCTTCCCAAGTGCTTCACCAACCTCTGAAAGTGTGGTAGCTTGTTAAGCTACAAAGGGGTAGTCCACAACAAATGGGATTTAATTGCCATGTTACTTGGTCTGAGAGAGGAAAGGAATATGATGACAAAACTTTTGATTTTGATACAGGAAAGGATTGTGTTTTATGAGGagaaatttttatgtgaaaacatGAGGGAATTGTTTTGTGGGAAATGTTCAGTGTTTCCATTCAAAAAAGggcgaagaaaagaaaaggaaaagaaaagaagagaagctgACCAAAATTACTTTATTGAAGTGATGGCTTTCATACCATGCAATATATGAGTCAAAAACATTTTATCTTGTTAGTTGATAATCAATATTATATTGCTTTGATTATTTTGAACTTTTACTGCCATCCAGCATTTTATGTTTTTATGCCCCCCTGACAGGTAGGCAGTGCTGCAGCTTATCTCCAGACCGGCATATTCTTTGCCAAGCGTTACTTTGTGCTCTTATCTGCATCAATGCTTGTTATTACTTGGCTAAATTTGAGGTGACTAGAGCACAAGAGTGAGCATGTTCTCTAGGAATACATTGCAAAATCATTGTTGTTTATTATtcttatatgtatgtgtgtatgcatGTGTCTGTGTGTTTACGTATGTTCATCTGTGTGTGTATGTGTCTTTATGCATATACGATGTATgtgtatgtctgtatgtatgtgtTTGTGTCTGTGTGTATGTACATATTTATGTATGTTTGTGTGTATATTTCTTGTAAGCTCATGACTCATGCAGCTTTCTAGCTAAAAACTTATGTTTATTGTGTTTGTAGCAATGATGTTTATGATTTTGATACTGGCGCAGACCGACACAAAAAAGAATCTGTTGTCAATATCATTGGCAGGTATAATTTAATTTTCTGCTGGTTTTGTTTTTGCATAATTGAACCTTTCattaattgattttgaaaaataatgaAACTCATATTTACAAATGCTGAGTAGTCGGACAGTTACACAATATGCCGCCAACATATCACTTGTGCTTGGCTTTATGGGGCTTATCTGGGCATTCACAGAAGCAGGAGACATACGATTCATCTTATTAGTGGCATATGCTATAGCGTGTGGGTATGTTTATCAGGTAAGGACTTGCTGATATACTGTCTTGGTAATTCAAGTGAGAAGCTTTATAAATTTGGTTGTGTATATAATTTGTTGAATTTTTCCCTTTGACCGTTCGTAATTTGGATTTTGGTTGAGTATCTAAAAACTGTAGTTGGCCTGAAGACCATCTTCGGTCATTCTTATCATTGCTTAAGAGAATCTCACCTGATTGCAATTTTCTTAATTTGACTCCTAACTGTCACGAGGTGAATTCAAACCCAAAGCAGGCAAACTTAAGTTGCCGTTAGTCTGTTCCAATATTCTGCTACCATCTGGATATCCAAAATGGGAAGTGCTCTGGTTGTTGTATTTATTATTCTTTTATATTTCACAATATTTTTGGCATGccaccttttcttttcttttttttttttaaatgaaaatatCTAGGAAGTGCAGATACAATACGGGATACGGGTATGGTACGATACGGATATAGAGATGCGACAGATTCTTAAAAATATAGGATACGATGCAGCTAGGATatggtatattaaaaatataaaattattataatattaatatagaaACATAAATACTCAAGATAAATTTAACATATAAATACAAATAATAAATTTCTAGTTTAAGAGCACCTATGTTTGAAAAGTAAGCGTCATTAATGCATAGTCATTGCAAGCAAAAATATCAGCCGTTTTAATGGCAAAATTCAGTACCCATTTTAAGCATCATTAAGCCATATTCCAACCGTTTTGATGTTTTCATTAATGGCAAAATTCGTATCCCAGCCGTATCCTAGCTGTATCTAGCTATACCCAGCCGTATCCTATACCgaaaaaatcagaaaatagaGGAAAAACAGCCGGACATGCGGTGGGTACATATCACACCGTCTCTCCAGTGTTTCGTATTGGATATGTGTCCGACACAGGTATGGCAGCCCTTTTGCGTGCTTCCCAGGAAAATATACACCAACAAATCAGATATAGAGATACAAGGATGAAGGTCTGTCGTCGTCATCGCTGTCATCGTAATCTGTAACAGCAGCTGAATTATGATTCTGTAGAAGGTGATTATTACTCATTCCATTTtacattgtatttttttttcagtgtccTCCATTTCGATTAAGTTACCAAGGACTTGGAGAACCATTGTGCTTTGCAGCATTTGGTCCATTTGCCACTACAGCATTCTATTTTGCTAACAGCAGCAAATATTTAACAAGGTTCGTTTATAAGAGTATCTACTTGCTTATGCATGATTTGTTCGGTAGGGTAACTCCATTGGAGCCATGTCATTCAAATTTTCAGTGGAATAAGCCATCTCCCTCTGACCGGAACAGTTTTGTCGGCATCTGTTCTTGTTGGGTTAACAACCACTCTTATTCTCTTCTGCAGCCATTTTCACCAGGTGTGCTTCTAATTCTATGCCACCTGAGCATTTGCTTCCATTTTGCGCTGTTAATGATGTCTGTATGCTTGTGGTTGTTGAATATGTTTAGATTGATGGAGATCGAGCTGTTGGAAAGATGTCTCCCCTGGTATCTTTCTCTACATAGAGTTAGTTTTTCCTGAATATCTTTAGAAGTTCCGTACTGTGAAGGATTATAATGCACACAGGTCAGAATTGGCACCAGAGCAGGTTCCAAAGTGGTGAGATTTGGAATCATCTCACTTTATTTTCTCTTGCTGGCTTTTGGATCATGCAAAGCTCTTCCTCTGACCTGTCTTGTACGTTGCCAATTAAGAAGACAACATTTTCAAAGACCTTATATTACCATATGTTTTCTCTGATGACTTCACTGGCCCATTCTCCAGTTCCTCTGTGCTCTGACCCTACCAATGGGAAAGATCGTTGTAGACTATGTCAAAGAAAATCACAATGTAAGCATTCCTTCCCAACCGAAGTTTCACGAATTCTACTCATTTTTTTCGTGTTTTCCACTGTGCAAGGGTGCTCTTCTGGCTTAGTATATCACTTGATTACAGGATAACGGCAAGATTTTCATGGCAAAATATTACTGTGTGCGGCTGCATGCTTTGTTTGGGATGGCATTGGCTCTTGGACTGTGGCTAGCTAGGGCTGGAAATAAAGCATGACCATTGATAAAATCTTAAATTCACCGGACTTGGGAAAGTATCAAACTTGGGTTGAATCAGGGCCGTTGTAAAAGTGGCCATTCTTTCTTGATGCTCGGTTGGACAGTTGCGGATCCTTTGGTATAAATTCTGCCATTTGGTACCCGATGCTCTTAAATgtgatctctctaagattttagcTGACAGGGAAATACAAGAAATAGTTGTCTATTATATGAGAGAAGCGAATGCTTCGTGACAGTGCTAATATGGGAGGGCCAAAGGATGACCCTTGCATGCGAGACATTTCTGAAAGATTGACAGTGTGCAGTTCTTGCTTTAAGCGGTATGTAGAATAAGCACAATATCGAAGACC contains the following coding sequences:
- the LOC105041933 gene encoding 2-carboxy-1,4-naphthoquinone phytyltransferase, chloroplastic isoform X2 — its product is MATALRSVPLLLSNPSPPPPPSLSRRTTTHPLRKGGKWAVTARKPWPPLWPRSSSQPTPEVALEGDADKISRATLLWRAAKLPIYSVALVPLTVGSAAAYLQTGIFFAKRYFVLLSASMLVITWLNLSNDVYDFDTGADRHKKESVVNIIGSRTVTQYAANISLVLGFMGLIWAFTEAGDIRFILLVAYAIACGYVYQCPPFRLSYQGLGEPLCFAAFGPFATTAFYFANSSKYLTSGISHLPLTGTVLSASVLVGLTTTLILFCSHFHQIDGDRAVGKMSPLVRIGTRAGSKVFLCALTLPMGKIVVDYVKENHNDNGKIFMAKYYCVRLHALFGMALALGLWLARAGNKA
- the LOC105041933 gene encoding 2-carboxy-1,4-naphthoquinone phytyltransferase, chloroplastic isoform X1, with protein sequence MATALRSVPLLLSNPSPPPPPSLSRRTTTHPLRKGGKWAVTARKPWPPLWPRSSSQPTPEVALEGDADKISRATLLWRAAKLPIYSVALVPLTVGSAAAYLQTGIFFAKRYFVLLSASMLVITWLNLSNDVYDFDTGADRHKKESVVNIIGSRTVTQYAANISLVLGFMGLIWAFTEAGDIRFILLVAYAIACGYVYQCPPFRLSYQGLGEPLCFAAFGPFATTAFYFANSSKYLTSGISHLPLTGTVLSASVLVGLTTTLILFCSHFHQIDGDRAVGKMSPLVRIGTRAGSKVVRFGIISLYFLLLAFGSCKALPLTCLFLCALTLPMGKIVVDYVKENHNDNGKIFMAKYYCVRLHALFGMALALGLWLARAGNKA